One region of Bacteroidota bacterium genomic DNA includes:
- a CDS encoding helix-turn-helix domain-containing protein, whose amino-acid sequence MEIKSTFIQLRAHGLAINDIAEKLGIHRTTLIQWNKDFYADIKIAEQNEYDKILLAARADKMRRIRFLGEMLADCYDAFERQDEQKTDKLSLLNLIEKLTKMLHKETGEHKLNSLLKKSEKGVGSSDIIATDEEVYNKLNEEFIAREEKEDKDYENEVYMSRLEKMNDEFESKTPESEDAQNFIENLINEETEFFSSLRNQCKERLDKLEDEPEVKNKSADKKQVRQKNKTKGISKSASA is encoded by the coding sequence ATGGAAATCAAATCAACTTTTATCCAGTTAAGAGCACACGGACTTGCAATAAATGATATTGCAGAAAAACTTGGAATTCACAGAACGACACTTATACAGTGGAATAAAGATTTTTACGCCGATATAAAAATCGCCGAGCAGAATGAATATGATAAAATTTTACTCGCTGCTCGCGCAGATAAAATGAGAAGAATAAGATTCCTTGGTGAGATGCTTGCAGATTGCTATGATGCATTTGAAAGACAAGACGAGCAAAAGACAGACAAACTGAGTCTGCTGAACTTAATAGAAAAGCTTACTAAGATGCTCCATAAAGAAACAGGTGAGCATAAATTAAACTCACTGCTTAAAAAATCCGAAAAAGGCGTAGGCAGCTCTGATATAATAGCAACCGATGAAGAAGTTTACAATAAGCTTAACGAAGAATTCATTGCAAGGGAAGAAAAAGAAGATAAGGATTACGAAAACGAAGTATATATGTCCCGGCTGGAAAAAATGAATGACGAGTTTGAAAGTAAAACTCCTGAGAGTGAAGACGCGCAGAATTTTATAGAAAACTTAATAAATGAGGAAACGGAGTTTTTCAGTAGTCTCAGGAATCAATGTAAGGAAAGGCTAGATAAGTTAGAAGATGAACCGGAGGTTAAAAATAAATCAGCCGATAAAAAACAGGTAAGACAAAAAAATAAAACTAAGGGAATAAGTAAATCTGCTTCAGCTTAA
- a CDS encoding TonB-dependent receptor yields the protein MSRYNLIRFFVIIFSFFIITGLSFSQDSSKIHVSGKIVSDKNDVLSGILVTFKSTANVESYTAFTNEEGSYAFDLSEGNYQISIDRMGFEKYQQAVTVDRNSTNVFNITLTEKSQYTTEQINVEAEFRQRQEDLRTSMYNVLPKEVKMLPGAIEDVMRSLKSLPGVTAPNDFTSQLVVRGSGPDQNLIIMDDVEIFNPYRLYGLVSMFNPETLQDITLITGGFPAKYGDRLSAVLDVNNKEGVRDKTFSMISNVNIASANVIVQGKNPFKIPGSWIVSSRRTYYDLILGPFAKNAGLITDDSSLPNFKDLQFKFAFGPFKKSKFLINGIFSSDGVDVIPGKDRTQPDSVIAQDVTNNNVLSASWIYLPNNKFLSKTTFSWYKNTGDNNFEGDILDPLIDREGLTPGQRDSLKAIGALLGFKFDSKYNFRKYSLVNKSTWFAGKNYFEFGGGLDLIRTDLTYTLNLDENFKSFIRSQPNAQAILDDFKIEGNDNLRASIYGQGRFKAGDKFYYQPSLRVDYYSFLKRAYVSPRFNIGYSIDPITTIRSSVGVYYQSPGYEKLVDGQTFYDLTGSAGDNLKAERSMHFVLGIDRWLNNEWNAKIEGYYKKFDDLITQKRVTNYRYQFTIADPTNTDPNYIGDPANWIRSDTKLPYDSITTTPINGVTGNAYGIEFSLEKKYLGPDSKFSGWINYAYSFANRTRDGHEYPFRFDQRHVVNIVANYRFNKTFELGARWTYASNFPYTPPVGITPRTSRDSIVVNPFTQQVIFNLDFGDDNNRFSQVKPAYHRLDVRFSAYTRFWNADWVFYIDVINAYNRKNILSYDYDLTSNYEIKRKTIGMFPILPTIGVNARF from the coding sequence ATGTCCCGATATAATTTAATTCGATTTTTTGTAATCATTTTTTCATTTTTTATAATTACAGGTTTAAGCTTTTCACAGGACTCATCTAAAATCCATGTCTCGGGAAAAATTGTTTCCGATAAGAACGATGTTCTCTCCGGTATTCTGGTCACGTTCAAAAGTACCGCTAATGTTGAATCATACACTGCTTTCACAAATGAAGAGGGAAGCTATGCTTTTGATTTAAGCGAAGGTAATTATCAGATTTCAATTGATAGAATGGGATTTGAAAAATATCAGCAGGCTGTAACAGTTGATAGAAATTCCACGAATGTTTTTAATATTACTCTTACTGAAAAATCTCAATACACAACTGAACAGATAAACGTTGAAGCGGAGTTTCGCCAGCGGCAGGAAGATTTGCGGACGAGTATGTACAATGTTCTGCCCAAGGAAGTTAAGATGCTTCCGGGAGCGATTGAAGATGTGATGCGCTCGCTGAAATCATTGCCGGGAGTAACTGCTCCCAACGATTTTACTTCGCAGTTAGTTGTCCGCGGCTCGGGTCCCGATCAGAATTTAATCATTATGGATGACGTGGAGATTTTTAATCCTTACAGGTTGTACGGACTTGTGAGTATGTTCAATCCCGAAACGTTGCAGGATATTACACTTATCACAGGAGGATTTCCCGCAAAGTATGGTGACCGACTTTCAGCAGTGCTTGATGTAAATAATAAAGAAGGAGTGCGCGATAAAACTTTCAGCATGATAAGCAATGTGAATATTGCAAGCGCGAACGTGATTGTGCAGGGTAAAAATCCTTTTAAGATTCCCGGCTCATGGATTGTTTCATCAAGAAGAACATATTATGATTTAATTCTGGGACCATTTGCAAAAAACGCAGGACTTATTACTGATGATTCTTCACTGCCTAACTTTAAAGATTTGCAGTTCAAGTTTGCATTCGGACCGTTCAAGAAAAGTAAGTTTTTAATAAACGGAATTTTTTCGTCGGATGGAGTTGATGTGATTCCGGGCAAAGACAGAACGCAGCCTGATAGTGTAATTGCGCAGGATGTTACAAATAATAATGTGCTCTCTGCATCGTGGATATATCTGCCCAACAATAAATTTTTATCGAAGACAACTTTTTCATGGTATAAAAACACAGGCGATAATAATTTTGAGGGAGATATTCTTGACCCGCTGATTGACAGGGAAGGACTTACTCCCGGACAAAGAGATTCATTGAAGGCTATTGGCGCGCTGCTTGGATTTAAGTTTGATTCAAAATACAATTTCAGGAAGTACTCTCTCGTAAATAAAAGCACGTGGTTTGCGGGAAAGAATTATTTTGAGTTTGGGGGAGGACTGGATTTAATACGAACGGATCTGACCTATACTCTTAACCTCGATGAGAATTTTAAGAGCTTTATAAGAAGCCAGCCGAATGCTCAGGCAATACTGGATGATTTTAAAATAGAAGGTAACGATAATTTACGCGCTAGCATTTACGGGCAAGGAAGATTTAAAGCCGGCGATAAATTTTATTATCAGCCTTCACTCAGAGTAGATTACTATTCATTTTTAAAAAGAGCATACGTATCTCCGAGATTTAATATAGGATATTCGATCGACCCGATAACAACAATACGTTCATCTGTGGGAGTTTATTATCAGTCACCCGGCTATGAAAAATTAGTTGACGGACAGACGTTTTATGACTTAACGGGAAGCGCAGGAGATAATTTAAAGGCAGAGCGCTCGATGCACTTCGTACTTGGAATTGACCGCTGGCTTAACAACGAATGGAATGCAAAAATAGAAGGCTATTATAAAAAGTTTGATGATTTAATCACACAGAAGAGAGTTACAAATTACAGATATCAGTTTACGATTGCTGACCCGACTAACACTGACCCGAATTACATAGGAGATCCTGCAAACTGGATACGTTCCGATACTAAGCTGCCGTATGATTCTATTACAACAACTCCCATAAACGGAGTAACAGGGAACGCATACGGAATAGAATTTTCACTGGAGAAAAAATATCTGGGACCAGATTCAAAATTTTCCGGATGGATTAACTATGCGTATTCATTTGCAAACAGAACACGAGACGGACACGAGTATCCTTTCAGATTTGACCAGAGGCACGTTGTAAACATAGTAGCAAATTACAGATTCAATAAAACATTCGAGCTCGGCGCGAGATGGACTTATGCATCAAACTTTCCATACACACCGCCTGTTGGAATTACACCGCGAACATCACGGGACAGCATTGTTGTAAATCCATTTACTCAGCAGGTAATATTTAATCTAGATTTCGGAGATGATAACAACAGATTTTCACAGGTAAAACCGGCTTATCACAGGCTTGATGTCCGCTTCAGCGCATATACAAGGTTCTGGAATGCAGACTGGGTATTTTACATAGATGTGATTAATGCTTACAACAGAAAAAATATTTTATCTTATGATTATGACTTAACGAGCAATTATGAAATAAAAAGAAAAACCATTGGCATGTTTCCGATTTTGCCGACGATAGGTGTTAATGCGAGATTTTGA
- the purN gene encoding phosphoribosylglycinamide formyltransferase: MNICVFASGKGSNFLSILNSIKKKEISSEVVAFVSDRKGCGAELIAKENNIRTFSFSSSDLITSLKNLKVDFIVLAGFLKKLDENFISVFKDRIINIHPALLPSYGGAGMYGMNIHRAVIKNKEKYSGITIHFVNENYDEGKIIFQKRVDVDESDDENSLVEKIHKLEHECYPMIIKKFEEDKIKIINNEVQILN, from the coding sequence TTGAATATTTGTGTATTTGCTTCAGGTAAGGGTTCAAATTTTTTATCGATTTTAAATTCGATTAAGAAAAAAGAAATATCTTCTGAAGTTGTAGCGTTTGTAAGTGATAGGAAAGGATGCGGCGCAGAATTAATTGCGAAAGAAAATAATATTAGGACTTTCTCGTTTAGTTCCTCTGATTTAATTACTTCTCTAAAAAATTTAAAAGTAGATTTTATAGTTCTCGCAGGTTTTTTAAAAAAACTTGATGAGAATTTTATTAGTGTTTTCAAAGACAGGATCATAAATATTCATCCTGCACTGCTTCCTTCCTATGGAGGAGCAGGTATGTACGGCATGAATATTCACAGGGCAGTAATAAAAAATAAAGAAAAATATTCCGGCATCACGATTCATTTTGTAAATGAAAACTACGATGAAGGAAAAATAATTTTTCAGAAGAGAGTTGATGTAGATGAAAGCGACGATGAGAACAGTTTGGTTGAAAAGATTCATAAGCTCGAGCACGAATGTTATCCTATGATAATTAAAAAATTTGAAGAGGATAAAATAAAAATTATAAACAACGAAGTTCAAATTTTAAATTAA
- the purH gene encoding bifunctional phosphoribosylaminoimidazolecarboxamide formyltransferase/IMP cyclohydrolase produces the protein MSIVIKRAILSVYDKTGIVDFARALNEKGIEIISTGGTYSLLQKENIPVKSVAEVTEFPEILNGRVKTLHPSIAGAILTDKNNPEHLAELKKHNIEPIDLVVVNLYPFTETVAKGSSEDEIIEEIDIGGVTLIREAAKNFKSVNVLVDKSQYENYLNELNSTSNNISTEYSKKLAAKAFDVIAEYDTEIRNYFNGEESKQVNLKNSVPLRYGENPHQEAVLYKDDFDVIFKVLHGKELSYNNLLDTNFAYEFICEFENENPACIIVKHGNPSGVAIGDSLLDAYKKAFATDTVSPFGGIIIFNKKLDLQTAEEVDKLFSEIILAPEFDEKALELLQKKKNRRLIQFNFSNSHKYELKKIAGGYLYQGRDNVTVTKENLKTVTDKQLDEKDIEDVIFANKVVKYTKSNAVVFIKDKRTLGIGAGQPSRIDSTKIAVSKAKEFNNNLEGSIAASDAFFPFADGLLELTKAGAKTIVQPGGSVRDEEVIKAANENNITMVFTGIRHFKH, from the coding sequence GTGTCCATAGTAATAAAAAGAGCTATACTAAGTGTTTATGATAAAACAGGAATTGTTGACTTTGCCCGCGCGCTGAATGAAAAGGGGATTGAGATTATTTCTACAGGAGGAACATATTCGCTTTTGCAAAAGGAAAATATTCCTGTAAAAAGCGTCGCTGAAGTCACTGAGTTTCCGGAAATTCTGAACGGCAGAGTGAAGACTCTTCACCCTTCAATTGCGGGAGCGATACTGACGGATAAAAATAATCCCGAACATCTTGCAGAGCTGAAGAAGCATAATATCGAGCCTATTGACTTAGTTGTTGTGAATTTATATCCGTTCACGGAAACCGTTGCAAAGGGTTCATCTGAAGATGAGATTATTGAAGAGATAGATATCGGCGGAGTAACGTTAATCCGCGAAGCTGCAAAGAATTTTAAGAGTGTAAATGTTTTAGTTGATAAAAGTCAGTACGAAAATTATTTGAATGAACTGAATTCAACTTCAAATAATATTTCAACGGAGTATTCAAAAAAACTTGCTGCAAAAGCGTTTGATGTAATTGCTGAGTACGATACTGAGATAAGAAATTATTTTAATGGTGAAGAGAGTAAACAGGTAAATTTAAAAAATTCAGTACCACTCCGGTACGGTGAAAATCCGCATCAGGAAGCAGTTCTTTACAAAGACGATTTCGATGTAATATTTAAAGTCCTGCACGGCAAAGAGCTATCATACAACAATTTACTTGATACAAATTTTGCATATGAGTTTATCTGCGAGTTTGAAAATGAAAATCCTGCATGCATAATAGTTAAGCACGGTAATCCTTCGGGAGTAGCAATAGGGGATTCGTTACTCGACGCTTATAAAAAAGCTTTTGCAACAGATACTGTTTCACCGTTCGGCGGAATAATTATTTTTAATAAGAAGCTTGATTTACAAACGGCGGAAGAAGTTGATAAATTATTTTCTGAAATAATTCTTGCTCCCGAGTTTGATGAAAAGGCATTGGAATTATTGCAGAAGAAAAAAAACAGAAGGCTTATTCAGTTTAATTTTTCCAATTCGCATAAATATGAATTGAAAAAAATTGCCGGAGGATATTTATACCAGGGAAGAGATAACGTTACAGTCACAAAAGAAAATTTGAAAACTGTAACCGATAAGCAGTTAGATGAAAAAGATATTGAAGATGTAATTTTTGCCAATAAAGTAGTAAAATATACTAAGTCAAACGCAGTAGTATTTATAAAAGATAAAAGAACTTTAGGCATAGGAGCAGGACAGCCTTCAAGAATTGATTCAACGAAGATTGCAGTTTCAAAAGCTAAAGAGTTCAATAATAATCTTGAAGGAAGTATAGCGGCATCGGACGCTTTTTTCCCGTTTGCAGACGGATTACTTGAGCTTACAAAGGCGGGAGCGAAGACAATTGTTCAGCCCGGCGGCTCGGTGAGAGATGAAGAGGTCATCAAAGCAGCAAATGAAAATAATATTACAATGGTGTTTACAGGCATAAGGCACTTTAAGCATTAA
- a CDS encoding rod shape-determining protein — MFSNDIAIDLGTANTLIYVKGKGIVLNEPSIVTYDVSSRKIVAIGEESKKMMGRVHKELSTIRPMKDGVIADFEMAEGMIKAFIKKISSNWMPAKRIVICVPSGITEVEKRAVRDTAEHAGAKEVYLISEPMAAAIGIGLDVMAPYGNMIVDIGGGTTEIAVIALSGMPTNYSIRTAGDELTEAIVRFFRSNHNILIGERMAEEIKCQVGSVMPLEEEVIIEVKGRDLVAGVPKVTEVSSVEIREALNAPASQMIEAVKVALEKTAPELSADLLERGIFLTGGGALIKGLDERLKMETGVPVHIAEDPLTAVARGTGKVLEDLDYYKKVLLKR, encoded by the coding sequence ATGTTTTCCAATGATATCGCAATTGATTTAGGCACTGCAAATACTCTTATCTATGTTAAAGGAAAAGGAATTGTACTCAATGAGCCGTCCATAGTTACCTATGACGTAAGCTCCAGAAAAATTGTTGCCATCGGTGAAGAATCGAAAAAAATGATGGGAAGAGTTCATAAAGAGCTTTCCACAATCCGCCCTATGAAAGACGGCGTTATCGCCGACTTTGAAATGGCTGAAGGAATGATAAAAGCATTCATCAAAAAAATCAGCTCTAACTGGATGCCTGCTAAACGCATCGTCATCTGCGTTCCCTCGGGAATTACAGAGGTTGAAAAACGCGCAGTACGTGACACCGCTGAGCATGCCGGAGCAAAAGAAGTTTATCTTATCAGTGAGCCTATGGCTGCTGCTATCGGTATCGGACTTGACGTTATGGCTCCATACGGAAACATGATTGTCGATATCGGCGGCGGTACAACTGAGATTGCAGTTATTGCTCTTTCAGGTATGCCTACAAATTATTCTATAAGAACTGCAGGCGATGAATTGACTGAAGCAATCGTAAGATTTTTCAGAAGCAATCATAATATTCTCATAGGAGAAAGAATGGCAGAAGAAATCAAATGCCAGGTCGGCTCCGTTATGCCTCTTGAAGAAGAAGTTATCATTGAAGTAAAGGGTAGAGATTTGGTTGCAGGTGTTCCGAAAGTTACTGAGGTTAGCTCTGTAGAAATTCGCGAAGCGCTGAATGCACCTGCATCACAGATGATTGAAGCAGTAAAAGTTGCTCTTGAAAAAACTGCTCCTGAACTTTCCGCTGACTTGCTTGAGCGCGGAATATTTTTAACAGGCGGCGGTGCATTAATAAAAGGACTTGATGAAAGATTAAAGATGGAAACAGGCGTGCCGGTTCATATTGCTGAAGATCCACTTACTGCAGTTGCGAGAGGAACAGGAAAAGTGCTTGAGGATTTGGATTATTATAAGAAAGTTTTATTAAAAAGATAA
- the mreC gene encoding rod shape-determining protein MreC has protein sequence MKTIGLLILRIKEYLILTVFVVISLVLIFNNDNTQIRFLRAFAIGFVGTLQSGVSAVPNVFELQSENKYLREKNIELANEVASLKEAKLENIRLSKLLTLKDKNILGIISAKIVNKSLVQTRNTITINAGENDSIKVNMPVVTDDGLVGKIVGVSKNYSIAQILYNKDLRISAKVQRSRVDGIFTYDGVGNLVLTNVPKAADVNPGDLIITSEYSNLFPAGIPLGTVIETGNLDNLFKKITIKPAVNFNILEEIFVVKSQPSKEKSDLEKIFMNK, from the coding sequence TTGAAAACAATAGGGCTTTTAATATTAAGAATTAAAGAATATTTAATCTTAACGGTTTTTGTAGTTATAAGCTTAGTTTTAATTTTCAATAACGATAATACTCAGATAAGATTTCTCCGTGCATTTGCTATAGGATTTGTAGGCACGCTTCAAAGCGGAGTATCAGCCGTTCCAAACGTCTTCGAACTTCAAAGCGAAAACAAATATCTCCGCGAAAAAAATATCGAGCTTGCCAATGAAGTTGCTTCATTAAAAGAAGCCAAGCTTGAAAATATCCGTCTCTCCAAACTTCTTACATTAAAAGATAAAAACATTCTTGGAATTATTTCAGCAAAGATTGTAAATAAATCTCTTGTGCAGACAAGAAATACTATTACAATTAACGCAGGTGAAAATGACAGCATAAAAGTTAATATGCCCGTTGTAACTGATGACGGACTTGTAGGAAAGATTGTAGGCGTAAGCAAAAATTATTCAATAGCACAGATCTTATACAACAAAGATCTGCGTATCAGCGCTAAAGTTCAGCGCAGCAGAGTTGACGGCATTTTTACCTATGACGGAGTAGGGAATTTAGTTTTAACTAATGTACCGAAGGCTGCCGATGTGAATCCCGGCGACCTGATAATAACATCTGAGTACAGTAATCTTTTCCCTGCAGGCATACCGCTCGGTACTGTGATTGAAACAGGCAACCTTGATAATCTTTTCAAAAAAATTACAATAAAGCCTGCGGTAAATTTCAATATTCTGGAAGAAATTTTTGTTGTAAAGAGCCAGCCGAGCAAAGAGAAAAGTGACCTTGAAAAAATATTTATGAATAAATAA
- the mreD gene encoding rod shape-determining protein MreD: MIVSYLKYIAVIILLVAVQKTLIWLIALSNYNIAPDLVILMVIYVGIVRGHIEGSIIGFLSGLMIDTLSGSFLGLSALSYTIAGFIAGYFCIKEREEFLNKYYLIGIVFLCALIGNSIYFLIFYQGSPISIFNIFLIYVLSTTTYTTIVGSLFILFIKDSKKTAYS, from the coding sequence ATGATTGTTTCTTATTTAAAATACATTGCAGTAATAATTCTTTTAGTCGCAGTCCAGAAGACTTTGATATGGCTTATTGCGTTATCAAACTACAACATAGCTCCTGACTTAGTGATTCTGATGGTGATATACGTAGGTATTGTCCGAGGACATATCGAGGGTTCTATTATAGGATTTTTATCGGGACTGATGATTGATACTTTATCGGGCTCGTTCCTGGGGCTTTCAGCTTTATCATATACCATAGCAGGATTTATTGCAGGGTATTTTTGTATTAAAGAGCGCGAAGAATTTTTAAACAAATATTATTTAATCGGAATTGTTTTCCTTTGCGCATTAATAGGTAACTCAATTTATTTTTTAATTTTTTACCAAGGTTCACCGATATCTATTTTTAATATATTCCTGATTTATGTTTTATCTACTACGACATATACTACTATCGTAGGAAGTTTATTTATTCTTTTTATTAAAGACAGTAAAAAAACTGCTTACAGCTAA
- the mrdA gene encoding penicillin-binding protein 2 — protein sequence MDSTIKKIILYIFVGCIFVVLVTRLVYLQVISVDELSKDSNKNAIKNISETPARGLMFDRNGKVVVDNKPAYTLTITPYQFDKANLNEIANLVNLPPEKLKEDLDKVKGTNRFNPVKIKRGLDFKQVSFLSENKERLKGVDYQVEALRVYPNKFRASHMFGYTKEISEKQLDKQVGDYYKQGDVIGSNGLEESYEEVLRGEKGNKFVSVDVKGREVGAFNDGKSDIPPVNGSDLILSIDADLQEYAEKLLTGKHGGIIAMDPRTGEVLCMVSKPDFDLSIFSGPTDPKDFAKLIMDKEKPLFNRAIQAKYPPGSTWKMMMSLAGLGSGELTPKSTIVCEGSFTYGGRTWEDHGAYGAIMIPTALEKSANVFFYKLGLRLGLENYDKYSSMFNFGKKTGIDLPNETSGLLPTQAYYDKVFGPRGWNQSVLINLGIGQGELLVSPVQLCAYSSAIAMNGLYNQPHLVSKIKNSITGVEENVKYDSHQIDMPKNYFEVVQRGMYLVVNGTGTAKNVKNDTYTIVGKTGTAQNSGNNHSWFVGYAPYEDPKIAICVLGENAGWGNAFGAPIAAAIMVRYLSGNSADIFNESAGSGITD from the coding sequence ATGGACTCTACAATTAAAAAAATCATTCTCTACATTTTTGTGGGATGCATTTTTGTTGTGCTTGTTACAAGACTGGTTTACCTTCAGGTTATCAGTGTGGATGAGCTCTCAAAAGATTCGAATAAGAATGCGATAAAAAATATAAGTGAAACTCCCGCCCGCGGACTTATGTTCGACCGCAACGGAAAAGTTGTCGTTGATAACAAGCCCGCTTATACTCTTACTATTACTCCTTATCAGTTCGATAAAGCCAACTTAAATGAAATTGCAAATCTTGTAAATCTTCCTCCGGAAAAACTGAAAGAAGATCTGGATAAAGTAAAAGGCACGAATAGATTTAATCCTGTAAAAATAAAAAGAGGATTGGATTTCAAGCAGGTATCATTCCTCTCTGAAAATAAAGAAAGATTAAAAGGCGTTGATTATCAGGTTGAAGCGTTAAGAGTTTATCCCAATAAATTCAGAGCTTCGCATATGTTCGGATACACGAAGGAAATTTCCGAGAAACAGCTGGATAAACAGGTCGGTGACTATTATAAACAGGGCGATGTAATCGGTTCAAACGGACTTGAAGAGAGTTATGAAGAAGTTTTACGCGGTGAAAAAGGAAACAAGTTTGTTTCAGTAGATGTGAAGGGAAGGGAAGTCGGTGCGTTTAATGACGGAAAGAGTGATATTCCTCCTGTAAACGGTTCTGATTTAATTTTATCAATCGATGCAGACCTTCAGGAATATGCTGAAAAGCTTTTAACAGGAAAGCACGGTGGTATAATTGCGATGGACCCGAGAACAGGCGAAGTTTTATGTATGGTATCGAAACCGGATTTTGACTTATCAATTTTCTCAGGACCAACAGACCCGAAAGATTTTGCAAAGTTAATAATGGATAAAGAGAAACCTTTATTCAATAGGGCTATTCAGGCAAAGTATCCTCCCGGCTCAACTTGGAAAATGATGATGAGTCTTGCAGGGCTTGGAAGCGGCGAGCTTACTCCGAAGTCTACTATAGTATGTGAAGGTTCGTTTACTTACGGCGGAAGAACATGGGAAGACCACGGAGCATATGGAGCGATTATGATTCCTACTGCTTTGGAAAAATCTGCAAATGTTTTCTTTTATAAATTAGGATTAAGACTCGGCTTAGAGAATTACGATAAGTATTCATCCATGTTCAACTTTGGTAAAAAAACCGGAATTGATCTACCCAATGAAACATCAGGCTTGCTTCCGACACAGGCATACTATGATAAAGTATTCGGTCCGCGCGGATGGAACCAGAGTGTATTGATAAACCTGGGTATAGGGCAAGGAGAGCTGCTTGTTTCTCCTGTGCAGCTTTGCGCATATTCTTCTGCAATTGCAATGAACGGTTTGTATAATCAGCCGCATTTAGTCAGCAAGATAAAAAATTCAATAACAGGTGTTGAAGAAAATGTAAAGTACGATTCGCATCAGATCGATATGCCGAAGAATTATTTTGAAGTTGTTCAGCGCGGAATGTATTTAGTAGTAAACGGGACAGGAACTGCGAAGAATGTTAAGAACGATACATATACGATTGTAGGGAAAACAGGTACTGCCCAGAACTCGGGAAATAACCACTCGTGGTTTGTCGGTTACGCTCCCTACGAAGACCCTAAGATTGCAATATGTGTACTCGGTGAAAACGCAGGCTGGGGTAATGCATTCGGCGCACCGATAGCAGCAGCCATTATGGTCAGGTACTTAAGCGGAAACTCAGCAGATATATTTAATGAAAGCGCGGGCTCAGGGATAACGGATTAG
- the rodA gene encoding rod shape-determining protein RodA — MDKNIFKRFDILLSLTTAILITIGILAIYSATYGNATSHEFYMKQLYFALFGFALMIGLSFVPPQYMSKASYLMYLVTIGLLIAVLLFGRVIKGNKSWFYIGGFGIQPSELAKFTTILCLANYLSSGGEETRDINKPWEFIKASLIVLIPFALILKQPDTGTSLVFLSFLIPIFFWAGLSPYFLVALISFGVIAFAAFISPTYFIVAIIIIAISLLLFKRNYIISGIIVAVNVAIGFSVPKVFSKLQPYQQKRIMAVFDPSTDPLGSGYNVIQSKVAIGSGGIWGKGFLAGTQTQLKFIPEQWTDFIFCMIGEEFGFIGSIILLTLYIVIIYKLISNAYLTRSRFLSIACVGFASIILFHLVINVGMTIGLMPVIGIPLPLMSYGISSLLSFLIMLGIGMSAYRNRNLYI, encoded by the coding sequence TTGGATAAAAATATATTTAAAAGATTCGATATTCTGTTATCGCTGACGACGGCTATACTTATTACGATTGGTATTCTTGCTATTTACAGTGCGACATACGGCAATGCAACAAGTCACGAATTTTATATGAAGCAGTTGTACTTTGCTTTATTCGGTTTTGCGCTTATGATTGGTCTCAGTTTCGTTCCTCCGCAGTACATGTCTAAAGCTTCATATCTGATGTATCTCGTAACTATAGGACTGCTCATTGCTGTGCTGCTCTTCGGTCGTGTTATCAAAGGAAATAAAAGCTGGTTTTACATAGGAGGATTCGGTATTCAGCCCTCGGAGCTTGCAAAGTTTACTACGATACTCTGCCTTGCAAATTATCTATCCTCAGGCGGAGAAGAGACGCGGGATATTAACAAACCATGGGAGTTCATTAAGGCAAGCTTGATTGTATTAATACCTTTCGCTCTTATTTTAAAGCAGCCAGATACAGGAACATCTTTGGTGTTCTTATCATTTCTTATCCCGATTTTTTTCTGGGCGGGACTTTCCCCATACTTTTTAGTTGCGCTTATTTCATTTGGTGTGATAGCATTCGCGGCATTTATAAGTCCAACATATTTCATCGTGGCAATTATTATAATAGCTATAAGCCTGCTGCTGTTTAAGCGGAATTATATTATATCCGGAATTATTGTAGCAGTAAATGTTGCTATAGGTTTTTCCGTCCCTAAGGTATTCAGCAAGCTGCAACCGTATCAGCAAAAAAGAATTATGGCTGTATTCGATCCTTCAACTGACCCGCTGGGCAGCGGATACAATGTTATCCAGTCAAAAGTTGCTATCGGTTCAGGCGGTATCTGGGGCAAAGGTTTTCTCGCAGGGACTCAGACACAGCTGAAATTTATTCCTGAACAATGGACAGATTTTATCTTCTGCATGATAGGCGAGGAGTTTGGATTTATCGGTTCAATTATTCTTCTTACATTATACATCGTAATTATTTATAAGCTAATTAGCAACGCATATCTTACAAGAAGCAGATTTTTATCAATTGCATGCGTAGGTTTCGCCTCTATTATTTTGTTCCACTTAGTTATTAACGTTGGAATGACTATCGGTCTCATGCCCGTTATAGGAATTCCGCTTCCGTTGATGAGCTACGGTATATCTTCTTTGCTTTCATTTCTGATTATGCTTGGTATTGGCATGAGCGCGTACAGGAACAGAAATCTTTACATATAA